One Vicia villosa cultivar HV-30 ecotype Madison, WI linkage group LG5, Vvil1.0, whole genome shotgun sequence genomic window, atattttaattaaaacagaaaaaacctttctACTcgatttttaaataaaacttagaGGTTTAATTACTCAGCTACAACAACGAAtctatgtcatgcattcataaaataataacgCTCAAGATATTGCCAACACATCAATCCACAAGAAactctatatatatttttctctttcttgtgaaagcattAGCCATGAAAACATCTACTATCTAACTATTAATGGAAGATGCCACCATTCTACCCAAAATACCcttcattattttaaaatttacaaagcCAAAAGTGTATATGAGTATTTacataaagaacaatataatcaCACTCTCTATTCAATAAAGTGTTGACACTTGACAATACAAAACCACTTTCTcatttcaaattatctttcacTCTCTCTATTAAACACTCTACATACTTCAtagttttcattttaatttttttctccctcaattttatttttctatccataaataaattaataaattaaatcttttttaatagAACGAAGAGGTACACGTAAAAATTTACTCAGCCgaaaacataattatttaatgattattaaaaaattatttataattattaaaaaaatcatctcCAAATGTCAAAATGTCTATTTACTGACGGaccactatcaacaaaataccttttttattttaattaacaattgtctttatttgagacacaaaattcttattttcagatgtcaaaattttattttttcacggggcattatcaacaaaatatctattttattttaattaatcactgtctttatttgagacacaattctcattttcaaatatcaaaatttttaattttattacgggacattatcaacacaatatcaattttattttaattaacaattctaTATAAATACACGAATGAatgacaattatatatatatatatatatatatatatatatatatatatatatatatatatatggagcatatcaagtgagagcattttataatgagagatgagaggaataaatatcaactattggattcatcaagagagagaaggttaatgcattaatgtggctattaatttctctctcttgatgaatccaatggttgatatttattcctctcatctctcattataaaatgctctcacttgatatgctccctatatatatatatatatatatatatatatatatatatatatatatatatatatatatatatatatatatatatatatatatatatatatatatatatatatatatatatatatatatatatatatatatatatatatatatatatatatatatatatatatatatatatatatatatataggagcatatcaagtgagagcattttaaaatgagagatgagaggaataaatataaccattggattcatcatgaggagggttatatttactcaaaGAGTAACTTATCAACACTTACTccccatcttgaccattaattttttttaatctaatggttaaaatgaataaataattaaatatagagAGAGAAAatcaatactcattaattttaaccattagattgagaagaattaatggtcaagatggagagtaaggctctgtttggtaaaaatagcggttgactgataagttagctgatagttgatagcttatggctgatggctgatgactgatagcttatagtttatagctgatgactgatgacttatagctgataaacagattgaagtgtttggtaaaattagcgcactacaacacggaagggctttaaaagcgctttttttggcctttaacagcgctttaaagcgctgccaaagccagcgctggcgtaggctacgaaagcgcttttaaaagcgctctggtagacccccctataagagcgctttttccagaaaaagcgctctggtagacccccctacaagagcgctttttctggaaaaagcgctctggtagaccacctataagagcgctttttctggaaaaagcgctctggtagccctccctactagagcgcttttccagaagcgctttggtaggttgattttttttttctttttatttgatctttggcagcgctttttgtaaaaaagcgctttagtagggggacctttaagagcgctttttaaaagcgctgtcgttgctaaatgagatattttaaagtgcagcctataatttcagcctcccagatcgacctgtaatatgttttcaacctgtaatattttcgacctgtaatatattttcgacgatattatttcagccatcagtaagacaatataaatactattataataccattataatatccaaaattatatatatatatatatatatatatatatatatatatatatatatcattacaacatcaataatattatagttcaaatcgacacaaatcctacatgaaaaattgcttaatataaaattgacacaaatcttctttgatttcttccaacttaagcttcgggtacgcagcagcacggaattcgtcaaggtactacaaaacaaaaacataatatgaatgatatatttagttaaatgtaataaattatatgaaattatcttaagttataaattcataccgtgagcggaatctctaattgattcgcctgaaggatttctttcatatacctcaaaacaaagtatccgcaatcgtaactgtttcgctgttgcggacactacatagaaaaaacaaataagattctatagttgtcttgttttatcaagtagcataaatattataagcaaaattgtgaaaaataatgtacctgcacttggatccatgtaatgttgtttgatttagtccgggatacctgtgcgtcccgttgacttcggaacacttgtattgatctaattaacaaatatataaaagcatatgtttagatcaatctcacaaataagtaaatatatatatatatatatatatatatatatatatatatacacgaatatatatttagaacgatctcacttacaaatcaacgatgtccttcatagccggataattggtccattcaccatttaccgaattcagataatacacgacttctcttatagggttgatggcaagcagcaaccagtgtgctctataaattaaaacaataagtTATATGAAAGTGAAGGaactatatgcaaactgtagcacaaactacaatgattaagaatagattaatattattttgacatacatttttatattagcaaaagaataactaattacctttagagaaattcagaaacttcTGGAACCACACACCGTAAGCTAATTTGATGTCTCTAGTGATATTCTTTTAGAAAATCTTTAATATCCCCTGAAAAATAATCATCACCCAGATGTTATAGAAATTCTAGATACATAGTACCGCAAGGTAAATCAAAGTTTAACAACTACTTAGAAACCAGGGCAGCAACTACGCATGTCAAAACAACGTCGTGAAAACGGCCATAAATCATAGTCGAGTCATACAAATGGAGAAATCAAGGTGGAGCAATTATATATCatgagaaaacaacaatttagcATGTATTTTCATAACGGGGCAGCATTAATGTCTAACAAAATAAAGAGGAAAATACACTCAACTCCCTTTAGATTTAGCTAAATAACACAAACATCTTCTTTAACTTTCAAAATACAATAATCGTCCTCTATCGTGATATCGTGTTATTTAGAGAAATCGGAAGAATTAACTTATGTGAGTGATAGAGAGTTGAGCCTGTAtccagaagaagaagcaagcaaTAGAAGCATAGTGACTTTTGAGGaacatgtaatttatttttatgtacccCACCTTGCCATAATTATAAGACATAATTTCTTTTCTAATTCGTGACTTGTCGGAATTCTCAAATTCGTAACACTTATGTAAATTCTTAGTTTGGCCTCTCTCTTATGACTCTATAACTATAGCTTCATACTAATTATGATTGACAATTAAACAACACTCCTTTCATCTAAAATCTTCATTAAATATTATATCTTCAACAGTTGACATTACTAGCTTTTCATTTAGATACTACGTTAAAATAATGCTTTAAGAACACTCCTTTAAGAGTGTTCTCTTTTACATTACCATCTTCTCATTCTAGATTAATAGATTTACGATTTGAATCTTTAGATGATGGACTAATGATGGTTTAAGCTtctattcaaatttaattttacaAAACTACTATTTTGCGAAAACAAGAGTTAATATTACACAACATATCAGTGTAATATCAGTGTCAGCCTTAGAAGTTAGAACAAAATTATCCATACAATTAGTAGAAGttatgaaatgaagaaaaatattcATACAATTATACAACATATCAGTGTTAGCCTTAGAATTTAGAACAAAAAACTACTTGGAAGACTAAATTCAGAAACTTATAATTATAACACTGCAATTCATATGGAAGACCAACCCAGAAACATTGATTACAGTTATACAATTTAGAATCGATGAAAGAAACTCATAGGTAGTGTGTATCGGAAAGCAAATAGTGAGCAACATAGTGGGAAGACTTTACCTGAACAGAAGCAGCAAGAAGatgttgattttgaccaagaaaaccctaaaatcccacagAACGGCGTAGCAGCGGCGGCGGCGGCAGCGGCGGCTAGTTGGTTTGAGAGTGAGAGTGAGACGACGACGGAGGGACGGAGGAGTGGCTGAGACCACGGCGGAGGGAGTGATAGCGAGGAAGCAGAGAGTGTGCGTGagcgagaggaagaagaagacgagtaCGGATGTTTTGTGTTTCTGAATGAAATAGCgtgttttaattttatgaaaattttaaaaagggctaccagagcgcttttcagaagcgctttcatatgcccctttataccagcgctttattactaaaagcgcttttgtacccaccccctataagagcgctttcaaaagcgctttcatacccaccccctataagagcgcttttacaaagcgctttcatacccaccccctataagagcgcttttagaaagcgctttcatacccaccccctataagagcgcttttagaaagcgctttcattacccccacctataagagcacttttctagcgtgatttttaattttgtttttagccaaacctaccagagcgcttttgggcaaaagcgctttcgtagctgcgcttctaaaacttaaatttggcgtagtggcgGTTCAACTAgctgattaattaaaatgacataaatgacatttaatatataattattttaatttaaattaaaataaattatagagggtaaaagtggattttagttaaaataataagggtaaaaatagaagaaaaaatgataagctataagctataagctaaaacgctatttgaaatagcgtctgaaaaataagctataagctagtaaaataagctataagctcgtaatgaaaagaccattaccaaacgactcttttattattatatgagcttataagctataaactataagacataagctcaaaAAGTGGCATGCCAAACAGAGCCTAAGtattgataacttactcttggggtaaatataaccctcctatatatatatatatatatatatatatatatatatatatatatatatatatatatatatatatatatatatatatatatatatatatatatatatatatatatatgagaacgtatcaaatgagaactttggttattatgagaaccgagaacttttaataataaccatatgatttaaaatcaatgctcagatatgcatttatgtgatatgtatttaaagcAGAATgtatctattatatatatatatatatatatatatatatatatatatatatatatatatatatatatatatatatatatatatatatatataagatcatTATTTAGTTTTGTTATGATTTTTACAATATGTATCTCAAAATCATATTACAACTTAATCATTATAATTTTGCATTTGTCTTTAATGTTATAGGACACACACAAGTTAGATCCAAGCAATAAAACATGTATAAATGTTAATTTGCACTTGATAAAGTGACACTAGACACAATGAGTTAGATctagataaaaaaaaatacataaattgaCCCTTTTaatgatgaaatattttaaatgttaatatgtATTCTAATCTTTTCATTCTAATATGATTGAAGAACcgattcattctttttttttttttttgataattatgAGGGCCAAagcacaaaacaaaaacataactaCACAAAAACTACATTGGAGTTCAAAATTCCAGATCTATCAGCATCCAAAAGATCTTGAAGAACCGATTCATTCTTACTTTCAAGATAATTTGTTATTTAATAGGTGTTGAGTTATCACTCATTTGCACTTGTATTTAATGTTGAAAATGTGAATTAAATACTTTATGAAGTGTCATGGAACACAACCAATTAGATTCAAAAAACTAAACATACATAAACATAACTCTAAATTTGTAGTATTATTTTACACTACTAAATAACTTTTACCCGTGCGCACGCACGAGTATATTACTAGTTGCTCTATGTGATGAATAGTAAAATCTTGGAACAGATCTCTTGGATGAattgcaagaaacaagaaactttgtattttaataaaaaaaattgatttttgtaaataatgtaatattttgtgtaaataatGTAATTTGTATTAAGAAAAAATTCACCTCAGTTTTTGACAGAAACCGGGAGGTTTGAAGTGCTAGGAATGAAacctattttattgtatttttttatttaaaaggaaaaaaaatttaccTCATTTTTTAGTCATAACTGAGGGAAATATAAGTGTGTTTATTGATTTTCTTCATCAAGGTAAACAATAATTCAACAATTTTACACATAATCATGAACGAACATACCAATTAACACAAACACCATAAGGATCGATAACTCAAGAAGCAAACCCCAATATAGGGTTTAAGATAAATCATCTCATTTGGAAATTCCCATAAGGAATTAGGCTGTAGTCAGGATTCAAGGGAAACCCCACTACCTTAAATGCTAAAATACCCAATATAGCAAAATCTTCCATTTATATATGGAGATTTGAAAGAGATGGGGGTAAGGCAATTTGGTAGGCGACTTCACCGACTCTTCTAagaattttataaggactaataAAACGAGGAGTAAACTTCCATGATTTCAATGTCCGACAAACCCAGTGACTGAAGTGactctcaagaacacatgatctccttcaaaaaaaatatttaggaaaGAAGTTCTAGAAACTGATAAGTAAGATCTGAGGGTTAGAACCACTAAAACCTCAATAATTTAATAATGTAGGGAGTATCAGTGGTGGCGGTAATGCCCCACGAGGAGGCAACTTTGATGTCTGACAGTTGAATATGATGCATTTTCAATATCTCTAATTTGAAAAATCGGCATTCGCATCCTTATTATCGTCAACAACATACAAATTGAAATAGAGGCTTATGTTAGTTTTACCAGACCCCACAATGGGCGACAATtgcacttttaaaaaaaatactgtaGAGGGGATCACATTGGCGATGTATCAGACGGATGCCTTTTGTTTGCCAATATATGTATACCCCCTCCCAAAACCTAGGGGTTTAAAAATTTATTGACATGACTCGTGGGCTGGGTTGTGGATGAAGGCCTGATTTCAATATCCTGCTGCTTGACATGGGATTAGGAGGAACCGGTCTTGCCCCTTAATAAGAAGAGGTACGTAGTTGCATTCATTAACCATTATAATAACGACCTTTTCAAGAGCACTTAGTCGACCACACCCTATTAACATTGTAACTCAATAATCTCGACTTTGGTTGGAGTTAGTAGGAGCATTGATACAAAAttgaggattatgcatctttgtgagagacacaccacttgtccacctaaaaacttacggtgataggtgagtgggttctctcacttatatatcctcaagtcaccacattcctatcCAACGTGAGACATATTTTCCCCACTTAGTCACACTTGTATTATTATTCTAACAATTATAAGTTGTTTCATTGATATACCTATTTAAATAATTGTAATATGAAATACATAATCTAAATTCACATTAAATATAATTTCAATACCACTCTTGTTTGTAATACATAATGGGCCTGTTTGTTTCATctttaaaaaatggattttttctttgtattttttaaaatagactttttaaaatattaaagttttttaatattcgttttttctaaaatgaaacattaattttgacatcctataatataaatatacattattgaataccaaatttaaaaaaaaaaattgtatttcaaaaattatttttatgaaaatctatttgaaatagtttcaaaattaagtgattttttgaaattttgatatctaaatttttttcttataaatagatgaaatacctaaagtcacattttaagaataactattcaaaccctggttttaaattgcggtccgctACCGCAATTGCACCCACAATATTGCGGATGCGGTTGCCCCCGCAACCGCATCggaccgcaattgcggtgtgattttaaAATCTCGCCTCCGGATATATTAGGAACCCCGTCGGACAAttttaatcatgttttttttaagtattctcatcaaaaatcaatatattagaattttaaaactcaatttactttttatataatgaaaaaacataacattaagtgtttttcaatataGTATTTCAAACACTTCCATTTAAAAATTCACGCTGCAACGGCCGCAAAACGCATCGCAACAAGCGCAATGACCGcatccgcaaccgcaatttaaaaccatgattcaaaccaaattttcatttgaaacttttacaaaaaatttctttgtaaaatacttttacacaaaattatgtgacactataaaaatcatttttaaaaaagacaaaacaaacgggccctataTCTTACTCACACTAGTATAATTatttcttaataataatattattatcataTCAATCATACATTGATATACTTATTTAAATATTCGTAATATAGAATCTTATTCGCATTAAACATAATATTTAGACCAGTCTTGTTTACATCCCAATTAGTTTTTGGTAGGAATCTCAGAGATCTCCATTGACTCTTTGAATATGACTTCAAATGCTTTCTCCATGCAAAACTTCAATTTATGTTCATTTATAAATCCCTTTAAAGTCTTCATTGTCAGCCTTAAGATTTTCACATAACTCATAATTGTAATGTTGACATCCTACAATCAATGAGATCAAGATAAAGCCTGTTAGAAATATACTTGattcttatctttattttataattcaATACACATTTAAGGAAATTATTAGAATATCAAAATTATTAGAATAAACATGTTATCTTCAATAATATTTACCTCAGGTCCACATGTCATGGTGAAATATAGTCCATTTACAGGATGATTTGCCAAAGCCATCTTTTCTACTGGCCCAACCATGTTTGATATAACAACACTAGAGTTTCCAATTGTGTTATAGATTCCTTTAGCTACCGCCTGAAACACAAATGCATTAATAAATTAAAGATCTCCAAAAACTAgcaaaataaatgcaaaaataaataaatattaatgacACCTCAGGCCCTCTTAGTTTCATCTTCAAATCCACCAGTAAACCTATGAGATGAACACTGAAAGAACTTTTCTTCCTCTTTAATACATCACTGGCTTCCCAAACAAACTCAAGAGGGTTGGAATTTCCTGATTTGTTTGGCTTAGGTATTGGTATTTGTAAGAATGATAATTTATTCCCCCAAAGACCTTTGGATTCTGGTTTTTGCATTTCCTTCAATGACTGATAACCTTTAATATTTCTAGTGTTGAGCATTACCAATGCtgttgaatttgatgtttttgtttTCTCATTCATCTCTTCCATGTATAGCCTAATCCCATAGAAGATCATCCCACAAACCACATCGTTTATAGTCTGCACCAATTGatcatatataaatataatataatttaagagTTAAGcatatatttttcttataattaacaaaattagACTCTAGTTTTATTGATCAATATATAGCTAATAATCTTACAACTCCAAGTTTTgacttgatttctttgatttgatCAAGGGAAAATGATATGTTTGACAAGATAACCGGCTGAGAATCTATTCCTTTATATCCTGATCTTATAGGTGTTATGTCATCTGGAATCATTCTTGCCTTGATTATGCTATATCCAAAATCTAATATGGAGCTAAAAAACGAGTTTATACCAAAATGCAACTtcttaaataagcttttattttcATAGTTTGAATCCAATTGTGGTCGTGAAGGAaaagagagaggaagagaagggTCATCAGCTCTTTGAAGACAAGAAAGAAGAGCAGCCATGAGAGAGTAACCATCACCAAGTGAATGATGAAGTTTGAATATTATGGTGCTAGCAGCATTTGTTGTTGGATAATTTATAATATGAATTTCCCAAAGTGGTTTGTCTTGTGGTGTTTTTGAAGTTAGAATACTTGTTACATAGTCATTAAAATGATTGTCATATAAATCAAATGATGATGAGTTTCTGGTTTCAGCAAACTTAGGAATCTTTACATGTTCTTCTGGCTTCACTTCAACTTTTTGCCATCTCATCTTACCATCTTCGTGTCTTACCTGttgcaaattaaataataatgaaaatttgTGAATATTAGTAGAAATGAATAAAGTATGGAAGAGATATTTATAGAACCATAATAGAGGAGAAACGTGGATTGATAGGGATGAAAACATCTTTGATCAAAGGTATAGCTAGTGAGACATCAAATGAAATAGCTAAATCCAGAAAGCCAAAAATGTATGAACATATCACAGAGTTGTTGAAGTATTGTCCTTGAGGACTCACTGGCTCTTCATACAATTGATCCATAATGTGGTGTGACTATGCTCTATTACACAAAAACACAACccataaatatataaaaagaaggGATCGTTAAACTGAGAGTTGCATTTGTCCCGAacggcaaatatatatatatatatatatatatatatatatatatatatatatatatatatatatatatatatatatatatatatatatatatatatatatatatatatatatatatatatatatatatatatatatatatatatatatatatatatatatatatatatatatatatatatacgactCAAGtgaaacacttggttattatgagaaatgagaacaatgaatcaagaccattaaattttgaattttctgattttaatggactgaattggtttctctttctatgattcttaatatttattttaaatcaagatagaaagagaaaccaatctagtccattaaaatcaagaaaatcaaaattGAGTCGTATTTCTTGATTTGCCATGGGGACTGTTGATAACATTTTATAAttgagcatatcaagtgagagcattttataatgagagatgagaggaataaatattaaccattggattcat contains:
- the LOC131607220 gene encoding wax ester synthase/diacylglycerol acyltransferase 4-like, with translation MFSSLSIHVSPLLWFYKYLFHTLFISTNIHKFSLLFNLQQVRHEDGKMRWQKVEVKPEEHVKIPKFAETRNSSSFDLYDNHFNDYVTSILTSKTPQDKPLWEIHIINYPTTNAASTIIFKLHHSLGDGYSLMAALLSCLQRADDPSLPLSFPSRPQLDSNYENKSLFKKLHFGINSFFSSILDFGYSIIKARMIPDDITPIRSGYKGIDSQPVILSNISFSLDQIKEIKSKLGVTINDVVCGMIFYGIRLYMEEMNEKTKTSNSTALVMLNTRNIKGYQSLKEMQKPESKGLWGNKLSFLQIPIPKPNKSGNSNPLEFVWEASDVLKRKKSSFSVHLIGLLVDLKMKLRGPEAVAKGIYNTIGNSSVVISNMVGPVEKMALANHPVNGLYFTMTCGPEDVNITIMSYVKILRLTMKTLKGFINEHKLKFCMEKAFEVIFKESMEISEIPTKN